A genomic window from Silene latifolia isolate original U9 population chromosome Y, ASM4854445v1, whole genome shotgun sequence includes:
- the LOC141629243 gene encoding uncharacterized protein LOC141629243 yields the protein MLGGEWQQWQINNFRDAVDECGLRDIPYEGYTYTFDNGQAGMDNRHCRLERAMVTGLWLDLFPFSKVFHLDREWSGHAPICVHIATVMEEAVRVPKPFRFEQAWVGTDGCEEAVMRAWVGGGADIMSNIQRCAAELKAWKGVSVGKIVRDLKRKHEQLKRLNEGDRQENKIRERRKVVKEIAELIRQEELFWRQRSRAI from the coding sequence ATGTTGGGTGGTGAGTGGCAACAATGGCAGATAAACAATTTCCGCGATGCTGTTGACGAATGCGGGTTGAGAGATATACCTTACGAGGGGTACACTTATACCTTCGATAATGGGCAAGCCGGGATGGATAACAGACACTGTAGACTTGAAAGGGCCATGGTAACCGGTCTTTGGCTGGATCTTTTTCCTTTTTCGAAAGTGTTTCACCTTGATAGAGAATGGTCGGGCCACGCCCCTATTTGTGTTCATATTGCCACGGTGATGGAGGAAGCAGTACGTGTTCCCAAACCTTTTCGTTTTGAGCAGGCGTGGGTTGGAACGGACGGGTGCGAAGAGGCTGTTATGAGGGCATGGGTGGGAGGAGGAGCTGATATAATGTCGAATATTCAGAGATGCGCGGCTGAGTTAAAAGCTTGGAAAGGTGTGAGTGTCGGGAAAATAGTGAGGGATTTAAAGAGGAAGCATGAGCAGCTGAAGCGCCTGAATGAAGGGGATCGTCAGGAAAATAAGATTCGAGAAAGGAGGAAAGTGGTTAAAGAAATAGCCGAGTTAATTCGTCAAGAAGAGCTCTTTTGGCGACAGCGGTCTAGGGCAATATAG
- the LOC141629244 gene encoding uncharacterized protein LOC141629244 — protein MRDCDGVGEIWDGLGVERMEGVGFGDTREWIEEMMKGMGMRECVEFVTGCWAIWEDRNKLVFEGEGGDVGSMVRRVRDMVWEMRDGLVSETICGGSKGGGPVGNGDEVGWRRPRPGVMKINVDAAVLDGFGVGWGCIGHDGQGRVLWCTTIQQREELDVSMAEAVGIWHGLKEAAKHGYQDVEIENDCAAVVLFVFVYS, from the exons ATGCGAGATTGCGACGGGGTGGGGGAAATCTGGGATGGCCTGGGTGTGGAGAGGATGGAGGGAGTTGGGTTTGGGGACACTAGAGAGTGGATAGAGGAGATGATGAAGGGGATGGGAATGAGGGAGTGTGTGGAATTTGTTACGGGTTGTTGGGCAATTTGGGAGGACCGTAATAAGTTGGTGTTCGAGGGTGAGGGTGGAGATGTGGGTTCGATGGTGAGGAGAGTTCGTGATATGGTGTGGGAGATGAGGGATGGCCTGGTAAGTGAGACCATTTGCGGGGGGAGCAAGGGTGGTGGACCAGTTGGAAATGGCGATGAGGTGGGGTGGCGCAGGCCTCGACCAGGGGTGATGAAAATTAATGTAGATGCTGCGGTGTTGGATGGTTTTGGTGTAGGGTGGGGGTGCATAGGTCATGATGGGCAGGGGAGGGTCCTATGGTGTACCACAATACAACAAAGGGAGGAGTTGGATGTGTCGATGGCTGAAGCGGTGGGGATTTGGCACGGGCTTAAGGAGGCGGCGAAGCATGGTTACCAGGATGTCGAGATTGAGAATGATTGCGCGGCGGTG GTCTTGTTCGTTTTTGTTTACTCGTAG